Proteins from a single region of Nocardiopsis dassonvillei subsp. dassonvillei DSM 43111:
- a CDS encoding RNA polymerase sigma factor translates to MKLLRRARRRAPSYDPDSTDPVLLAAVAAGETRALEFLHRRHATWLRARLRYRCSDPDQLDAALQETFLAVWRNAGSFTPRPGDTDAGAWLWTIAIRQLISQLRKRANRWIADSDSEPYETIGDASAEDTVLLNIEHGPLGAALHSLSPELRSAIQATVLDGLTVREAAQILQVPEGTVKTRVMRAKARLREALT, encoded by the coding sequence GTGAAGCTGCTCCGCCGCGCGCGCCGCCGCGCGCCCTCCTACGACCCGGACAGCACCGACCCGGTGCTGCTGGCCGCCGTCGCCGCGGGCGAGACCCGCGCGCTGGAGTTCCTGCACCGCAGGCACGCCACCTGGCTGCGGGCCAGGCTGCGCTACCGGTGCTCCGACCCCGACCAGCTCGACGCCGCCCTCCAGGAGACCTTCCTGGCCGTGTGGAGGAACGCGGGTTCCTTCACCCCCCGCCCCGGCGACACCGACGCCGGAGCCTGGCTGTGGACCATCGCGATCCGCCAGCTCATCTCCCAGCTGCGCAAACGCGCCAACCGCTGGATCGCAGACAGCGACAGCGAACCCTACGAGACCATCGGCGACGCCTCCGCCGAGGACACCGTGCTGCTCAACATCGAGCACGGCCCGTTGGGCGCCGCCCTGCACTCCCTCTCCCCGGAACTGCGCTCGGCCATCCAGGCCACCGTGCTGGACGGGCTCACCGTCCGGGAGGCCGCGCAGATCCTCCAGGTCCCCGAGGGAACCGTCAAGACACGGGTCATGCGCGCCAAGGCGCGGCTACGGGAGGCACTGACATGA
- a CDS encoding ATP-binding cassette domain-containing protein produces the protein MSTTTARAAVSVRGLGHRYGTRTALAGIDLDLGPGVTGLLGRNGAGKTTLLRCLATDLEADDGELRVLGHDPARAAERTEIRRHLGYLPQNPEFYPYFTAFGLLDYMAVLKELGGRRARHDEVRRVLERVGLHDRRHSRVRRLSGGMRQRLGLASALLGDPRVLLLDEPTIGLDPEQRIRFRGLVSELAVRSTVVLSTHQIEDVAALCQRVVCLDAGRVIFDGTPRALVDGARGHVWERDGRPGREYTSWRLADGRYRVLTPAGGAAPGPSEGLEPVEPSLEDAYLLLTGVEQDDR, from the coding sequence GTGAGCACGACGACCGCACGGGCCGCCGTCAGCGTCCGGGGGCTGGGGCACCGCTACGGCACCCGCACCGCCCTGGCCGGGATCGACCTGGACCTGGGTCCCGGCGTGACCGGGCTGCTGGGGCGCAACGGCGCGGGCAAGACAACCCTGCTGCGCTGCCTGGCCACCGACCTGGAGGCCGACGACGGAGAACTGCGCGTACTCGGACACGACCCCGCGCGGGCCGCCGAGCGCACCGAGATCCGCCGCCACCTGGGCTACCTGCCGCAGAACCCCGAGTTCTACCCGTACTTCACCGCGTTCGGCCTGCTGGACTACATGGCGGTGCTCAAGGAGCTGGGCGGGCGCCGCGCCCGCCACGACGAGGTGCGCCGGGTCCTGGAGCGGGTCGGTCTCCACGACCGCCGCCACAGCCGGGTCCGGCGCCTGTCCGGCGGTATGCGCCAGCGGCTGGGCCTGGCCTCGGCCCTGCTCGGCGACCCCCGGGTGCTGCTGCTGGACGAGCCGACCATCGGCCTGGACCCCGAGCAGCGCATCCGGTTCCGCGGCCTGGTCTCGGAGCTGGCCGTGCGCAGCACCGTGGTGCTCTCCACCCACCAGATCGAGGACGTGGCCGCCCTGTGCCAGCGCGTGGTGTGCCTGGACGCGGGCCGGGTGATCTTCGACGGGACCCCCCGCGCGCTGGTGGACGGGGCGCGCGGGCACGTGTGGGAGCGCGACGGCCGCCCCGGCCGGGAGTACACCTCCTGGCGCCTGGCCGACGGGCGCTACCGGGTACTCACCCCCGCGGGCGGCGCCGCGCCCGGCCCCTCCGAGGGTCTGGAGCCGGTCGAACCCAGTCTGGAGGACGCCTACCTGCTGCTCACCGGCGTGGAACAGGACGACCGGTGA
- a CDS encoding M64 family metallopeptidase, translating to MRRTTAALAALPLLTAVLTPAAPVAAETSPSEARVVPIQVTGAPSERFNLVILGDGYTEEEMPLFREQLDQHLNVQWSIEPFRTYRNYLNVYAVQTPSAESGVDCDPAREDQERDTALDMGFFNGCDPEALERLLTVDEEAAEAAADLVPGVSADNRQILALANSGTYGGRGGATATASSGNALSALISPHELGHSLGELQDEYPYYFRDTSLGRYTGGEPDSAHHTLMSSREMLDRREKWWRWLGEESEAGGTIGAADPDGHEGGLYHSEGVWRPSEHSMLKSLGYYFDQVAREVMVQRISGLRDRGEMPVSSTPEGEVGPEDAVWVEGPHPVFHELEYTWSVDGEELPEAAGSRALDLSGLGLDEGAKVSVRVQDPTGFVRDPLIRESAALTQTRSWTVGEPLPADAGTVEFTRFRDTARAVGGDEVVYAETSRPTDRVLDVAWTLDGREVSTSADGRTLDLGEVAPGAGTHTLTAAVTDPAAPGGDSQTLVWTVDNTAPTAPRELSEPAATAGEDHHIHLNAFSMRLSPRDDGEGHVVGEFRVDGDGWHHYYGWPDDPGAPFRFTPDGTNVDDLVYGSLGSGGLSTAVFEVDGHEPGWGTHTVEHRAVDAAGNTGSPDSFRATVVPAADPECTETVTGTVRGGLDVDSGVVCLDGAVVSGGVDVAAGASLVVDGGSLRGGLNADGAHTVRLTDTEVRGAVRVSGTTSEVMVLGSELTGSLALHGNTQVPSPTWTGDPGGYGPVLAGNSVRGSLSCTGNSPAIADFGAANDVTGSTAGQCAHL from the coding sequence GTGCGCAGAACCACGGCGGCACTCGCCGCCCTCCCCCTCCTGACCGCGGTCCTGACCCCCGCCGCACCCGTGGCGGCCGAGACCTCCCCCTCCGAGGCGCGGGTGGTGCCGATCCAGGTCACCGGCGCCCCCTCCGAACGCTTCAACCTGGTCATCCTCGGCGACGGCTACACCGAGGAGGAGATGCCGCTCTTCCGCGAGCAGCTCGACCAGCACCTCAACGTGCAGTGGAGCATCGAGCCCTTCCGCACCTACCGCAACTACCTCAACGTGTACGCGGTGCAGACGCCCTCGGCCGAGTCGGGCGTGGACTGCGACCCGGCCCGTGAGGACCAGGAGCGCGACACCGCCCTGGACATGGGCTTCTTCAACGGCTGCGACCCCGAAGCCCTGGAACGGCTGCTGACCGTGGACGAGGAGGCCGCCGAGGCCGCGGCCGACCTGGTGCCCGGCGTGAGCGCGGACAACCGGCAGATCCTGGCCCTGGCCAACAGCGGCACCTACGGGGGACGCGGCGGCGCCACCGCCACCGCATCCTCGGGCAACGCCCTGTCCGCGCTGATCAGCCCGCACGAGCTCGGGCACTCCCTGGGAGAGCTCCAGGACGAGTACCCGTACTACTTCCGCGACACGAGTCTGGGCCGCTACACCGGAGGGGAACCCGACTCGGCCCACCACACCCTGATGTCGTCGCGGGAGATGCTCGACCGGCGGGAGAAGTGGTGGCGCTGGCTCGGTGAGGAGAGCGAGGCGGGCGGGACCATCGGCGCCGCCGACCCCGACGGCCACGAGGGCGGGTTGTACCACTCCGAGGGCGTGTGGCGCCCCAGCGAGCACTCCATGCTCAAGTCGCTGGGCTACTACTTCGACCAGGTCGCCCGGGAGGTGATGGTCCAGCGGATCTCCGGCCTGCGCGACCGGGGCGAGATGCCGGTGTCCTCCACCCCCGAGGGCGAGGTGGGGCCCGAGGACGCCGTGTGGGTGGAGGGCCCCCACCCCGTCTTCCACGAGCTGGAGTACACCTGGTCGGTCGACGGCGAGGAACTGCCCGAGGCGGCTGGCTCGCGCGCCCTGGACCTGTCCGGGCTCGGCCTCGACGAGGGGGCGAAGGTGAGCGTCCGGGTGCAGGACCCCACCGGTTTCGTCCGCGATCCGCTCATCCGCGAGTCCGCCGCCCTGACGCAGACGCGCTCCTGGACCGTCGGGGAACCGCTGCCCGCGGACGCGGGGACCGTGGAGTTCACCCGCTTCCGCGACACCGCGCGCGCCGTCGGCGGCGACGAGGTGGTCTACGCCGAGACCTCACGCCCCACCGACCGGGTGCTGGACGTGGCCTGGACCCTGGACGGGCGTGAGGTGTCCACCTCCGCCGACGGGCGCACCCTGGACCTGGGCGAGGTCGCCCCCGGCGCGGGCACGCACACGCTGACCGCCGCGGTCACCGACCCGGCCGCCCCGGGCGGGGACTCCCAGACCCTGGTCTGGACGGTGGACAACACCGCTCCCACCGCGCCGCGCGAGCTGTCCGAACCCGCCGCCACCGCCGGGGAGGACCACCACATCCACCTCAACGCGTTCTCCATGCGGCTCTCGCCGCGCGACGACGGCGAGGGCCACGTCGTCGGGGAGTTCCGCGTCGACGGCGACGGCTGGCACCACTACTACGGCTGGCCCGACGACCCCGGGGCGCCGTTCAGGTTCACCCCGGACGGCACGAACGTCGACGACCTCGTCTACGGAAGCCTGGGCAGCGGCGGGCTGTCCACGGCGGTGTTCGAGGTCGACGGACACGAACCGGGCTGGGGGACGCACACGGTGGAGCACCGCGCCGTCGACGCGGCGGGCAACACCGGCTCCCCCGACTCCTTCCGCGCGACCGTCGTCCCCGCGGCCGACCCCGAGTGCACCGAGACCGTCACCGGAACGGTCCGGGGCGGCCTGGACGTGGACTCGGGCGTGGTCTGCCTCGACGGGGCCGTGGTGAGCGGCGGCGTGGACGTGGCCGCGGGCGCCTCGCTCGTCGTGGACGGCGGGTCGCTGCGGGGCGGGCTGAACGCCGACGGCGCCCACACCGTCCGGCTCACCGACACCGAGGTCCGCGGCGCGGTGCGCGTCAGCGGGACCACCTCGGAGGTGATGGTCCTGGGCTCGGAGCTGACGGGTTCGCTGGCCCTGCACGGCAACACCCAGGTCCCGTCCCCGACCTGGACCGGGGACCCCGGGGGCTACGGCCCGGTCCTGGCGGGCAACAGCGTCCGGGGCTCTCTGTCCTGCACCGGCAACAGCCCGGCGATCGCCGACTTCGGCGCCGCCAACGACGTCACGGGCTCGACCGCCGGGCAGTGCGCGCACCTGTGA
- a CDS encoding class I SAM-dependent RNA methyltransferase: MNRVGQDFELTVDDVAHGGWCVGRHEDQVVFVRHALPGERVRVRVTEQTSRFMRGDAVEVLQASPDRVQAPCPAAGPGKCGGCDWQHAAPEAQRALKGKVVADQLRRIAGIDRRVEVEELPGTPDGLGWRTRVRFAVDSGGRAGLRRHRSHDIEPVERCLIAHPGVTELGVTDVTWEGVRDVEAVASAACADRAVVVTPTGARLDSLPELGTSSAVLRRFKGGRVQQVRGRRGVREKVDGREYRVSAGGFWQVHPAAAEVLTAAVLDALEPKPGETALDLYCGAGLFTGALAAAVGPEGRAMGVESGAEAVRDARYNLKDMEQVRVEQGDVAAQLREWADVRADVVVLDPPRAGAGAEVVRSLTGTRPRRVAYVSCDPATLARDLASFERADYRLVDLRAFDAFPMTHHVECLAVLEPVHPARRHREG; encoded by the coding sequence ATGAACCGTGTGGGACAGGATTTCGAGCTGACCGTGGACGACGTCGCGCACGGGGGCTGGTGCGTGGGGCGCCACGAGGACCAGGTGGTCTTCGTCCGCCACGCCCTGCCCGGCGAGCGGGTCCGCGTCCGCGTCACCGAGCAGACCTCCCGCTTCATGAGGGGCGACGCCGTCGAGGTCCTCCAGGCATCCCCGGACCGCGTCCAGGCCCCCTGCCCGGCCGCCGGGCCCGGCAAGTGCGGAGGCTGCGACTGGCAGCACGCCGCCCCGGAGGCCCAGCGGGCCCTCAAGGGCAAGGTCGTCGCCGACCAGCTGCGGCGCATCGCCGGGATCGACCGCCGGGTCGAGGTGGAGGAGCTGCCCGGCACCCCCGACGGCCTGGGCTGGCGCACCCGCGTGCGCTTCGCCGTGGACTCCGGCGGCCGCGCCGGACTGCGCCGCCACCGCTCCCACGACATCGAGCCCGTCGAGCGCTGCCTCATCGCCCACCCCGGCGTGACCGAGCTCGGGGTGACCGACGTCACGTGGGAGGGCGTCCGCGACGTGGAGGCGGTCGCCTCGGCCGCCTGCGCCGACCGCGCGGTGGTCGTCACACCGACCGGGGCCAGGCTGGACTCCCTGCCCGAACTGGGTACCTCCAGCGCGGTGCTGCGCCGGTTCAAGGGCGGCCGCGTCCAGCAGGTGCGCGGACGCAGGGGCGTGCGCGAGAAGGTCGACGGCCGCGAGTACCGCGTCAGCGCGGGCGGCTTCTGGCAGGTGCACCCGGCCGCCGCCGAGGTGCTCACCGCCGCCGTCCTGGACGCCCTGGAGCCCAAGCCCGGCGAGACCGCCCTGGACCTGTACTGCGGGGCGGGGCTGTTCACCGGCGCGCTGGCCGCCGCCGTGGGCCCCGAGGGCCGCGCCATGGGCGTGGAGAGCGGCGCCGAGGCCGTGCGCGACGCCCGGTACAACCTCAAGGACATGGAGCAGGTCCGCGTCGAGCAGGGCGACGTGGCCGCCCAGCTGCGCGAGTGGGCTGACGTGCGCGCCGACGTGGTCGTGCTGGACCCGCCCCGGGCCGGTGCGGGCGCCGAGGTGGTGCGCTCCCTGACCGGGACGCGCCCCCGCAGGGTGGCCTACGTCTCGTGCGACCCCGCCACGCTCGCCCGCGACCTGGCCTCGTTCGAGCGGGCCGACTACCGTCTGGTGGACCTTCGCGCGTTCGACGCCTTCCCGATGACCCATCACGTGGAGTGCCTGGCGGTGCTGGAGCCGGTCCACCCGGCCCGCCGCCACCGGGAGGGCTGA
- a CDS encoding potassium channel family protein yields MHIVIMGCGRVGSTLAHTLVDLGHTVAVIDRDPEAFRRLRGSVAKHAVRGQGHDREVLLAAGIDRAGAFAAVSNGDNSNIISARVAREAFGVDNVVARIYDPRRAEVYQRLGIPTVATVRWTADAVLRRMVPGDGRLTAGPEWQDASGTLAMNEMNLPRGWAGRRVADLEERAPVRVVYLTRAGRILLAGSGELLEEGDVLHVVARGRDLDGLRLDDDETERG; encoded by the coding sequence GTGCACATCGTGATCATGGGGTGCGGACGGGTGGGGTCCACCCTCGCGCACACCCTGGTTGACCTGGGGCACACGGTGGCGGTGATCGACCGGGACCCCGAGGCGTTCCGGCGTCTGCGCGGCTCCGTGGCCAAGCACGCGGTCCGGGGGCAGGGCCACGACCGGGAGGTCCTGCTCGCCGCCGGGATCGACCGCGCGGGGGCCTTCGCCGCGGTCAGCAACGGGGACAACTCCAACATCATCTCGGCGCGGGTGGCCCGCGAGGCGTTCGGCGTGGACAACGTGGTCGCGCGGATCTACGACCCCCGCCGGGCCGAGGTCTACCAGCGGCTGGGCATCCCCACGGTGGCGACCGTGCGCTGGACGGCCGACGCGGTCCTGCGCCGGATGGTGCCGGGCGACGGGCGGCTCACCGCCGGACCGGAGTGGCAGGACGCGTCCGGGACCCTGGCCATGAACGAGATGAACCTGCCGCGGGGGTGGGCCGGCCGCCGCGTCGCCGACCTGGAGGAGCGGGCGCCGGTGCGGGTGGTCTACCTGACCCGTGCGGGCCGGATCCTCCTGGCCGGATCCGGTGAGCTCCTGGAGGAGGGCGACGTCCTGCACGTGGTCGCCCGCGGCCGCGACCTGGACGGGCTGCGGCTGGACGACGACGAGACGGAGCGTGGGTGA
- a CDS encoding potassium channel family protein has protein sequence MGEMRIAIAGAGSVGRSIATELAGSGHDVLLIDRDTRAIGVDDLPQVEWLLADACELATLEDARLEDFDVVVAASSDDKVNLVVSLLAKTEFGVDRVIARINDPDNEWLFNESWGVDLAVSPPRLIADLVEGVPEEEPGGEDSLPPLPGAEIAESVLHAGSPFAGGPEGALAESLPEGVALVAVVGPGGVRPPDPDRTLSVGDTVVFLAEPEVLGALESLLGSADDPDL, from the coding sequence GTGGGTGAGATGCGGATCGCCATCGCGGGAGCCGGGAGCGTGGGACGCTCCATCGCCACGGAGCTGGCGGGCAGCGGCCACGACGTGCTGCTGATCGACCGGGACACCCGCGCCATCGGCGTGGACGACCTCCCCCAGGTGGAGTGGCTGCTGGCCGACGCCTGCGAGCTGGCCACGCTGGAGGACGCCCGCCTGGAGGACTTCGACGTGGTGGTCGCGGCCAGCAGTGACGACAAGGTCAACCTGGTGGTGTCCCTGCTGGCCAAGACCGAGTTCGGGGTGGACCGGGTGATCGCCCGCATCAACGATCCCGACAACGAGTGGCTGTTCAACGAGTCCTGGGGCGTGGACCTGGCGGTCTCCCCGCCGCGGCTGATCGCCGACCTGGTCGAGGGGGTCCCCGAGGAGGAGCCGGGCGGGGAGGACTCCCTGCCGCCGCTGCCGGGGGCCGAGATCGCCGAGTCGGTGCTGCACGCCGGGAGTCCGTTCGCGGGCGGGCCGGAGGGCGCGCTGGCGGAGTCGCTGCCGGAGGGGGTGGCGCTGGTGGCGGTGGTGGGCCCCGGCGGGGTGCGCCCGCCGGACCCCGATCGGACCCTGTCGGTGGGCGACACCGTGGTGTTCCTGGCCGAGCCCGAGGTCCTGGGCGCCCTGGAGTCCCTGCTGGGCTCGGCGGACGACCCCGACCTCTAG
- a CDS encoding DUF3159 domain-containing protein, with translation MTEHQRAAEEAAPAAGADDRAAAGTPDSGDAPAPERAPGRGATAADRPAVTEDTVEALVRSQLAKALGGKRGMVEAAVPTLTFTVSYIVSSELRLSIVLGVVAALVLGAVRLVQRSSVQYVLTSLFGIGIAAVFAMRSGNAADAFLPGVIYNAVYAVVLSLSVLVRWPAIGLMIGPFIGDKEDFTSWRANPAVVTLASRLTWLLVLPCVIRVLVQYPLWMADHYGWADTFALLGFSKVAMGWPLQVAAFAAMVWVLARGRTPLEEREHPARDETAD, from the coding sequence ATGACTGAGCACCAGCGGGCCGCCGAGGAGGCCGCCCCGGCCGCCGGGGCGGACGACAGGGCCGCGGCGGGCACCCCGGACTCCGGGGACGCCCCCGCCCCGGAGCGCGCCCCCGGCCGGGGCGCCACGGCGGCGGACCGCCCGGCGGTCACCGAGGACACGGTCGAGGCGCTCGTGCGCTCGCAGCTGGCCAAGGCGCTGGGCGGCAAGCGCGGCATGGTCGAGGCTGCGGTGCCCACCCTGACCTTCACCGTCTCCTACATCGTCAGCTCGGAGCTGCGGCTCTCGATCGTCCTGGGCGTGGTCGCGGCCCTGGTCCTGGGCGCGGTCCGGCTCGTGCAGCGCTCCTCGGTGCAGTACGTGCTCACCAGCCTGTTCGGCATCGGCATCGCCGCGGTCTTCGCCATGCGCAGCGGCAACGCCGCCGACGCCTTCCTGCCGGGCGTCATCTACAACGCGGTCTACGCCGTGGTGCTGAGCCTGTCGGTGCTGGTGCGCTGGCCCGCGATCGGACTGATGATCGGCCCGTTCATCGGCGACAAGGAGGACTTCACCTCCTGGCGCGCCAACCCGGCCGTGGTCACCCTGGCCTCACGCCTGACCTGGCTGCTGGTCCTGCCCTGCGTGATCCGCGTGCTCGTGCAGTACCCGCTGTGGATGGCCGACCACTACGGCTGGGCCGACACCTTCGCCCTGCTGGGCTTCTCCAAGGTCGCCATGGGCTGGCCGCTCCAGGTCGCGGCGTTCGCGGCCATGGTCTGGGTGCTGGCCCGGGGGCGCACCCCGCTGGAGGAGCGGGAGCACCCGGCCCGGGACGAGACGGCGGACTGA
- a CDS encoding serpin family protein, which produces MQTSTSPRRDHLEFAAALDRVLTRQGESHVWSPHSVGTVLALLATGARERTLAELEALLGADVRGQLEALDAAVAAEPGLDLASLNGLYVPADLEVLPGFTSRVRERAGAEVEHADFEHDSEGVRSRVNARVAEVTRGLIEELLPAGSVHPGVRLLLVNALWVKLAWPDPFDPARTRDRPFHAPSGRRKVPTMHRSARLPHARARGWSMVSLEGDHGLTLDVLLPDERSAAPAPVTADALADLYAHRSSQQVDLALPRFEVETDTSLLEPLAALGVRDLATDEARFDGISPEPLRADEILHQSVLRVDEKGAEGAAATAVMMLRAAAVAPRPVAFTVDRPFVFVLRRGGAVLFLGRVTDPVDPGPAS; this is translated from the coding sequence ATGCAGACGAGTACGTCCCCGCGCCGGGACCATCTGGAGTTCGCCGCCGCGCTGGACCGGGTGCTGACCCGGCAGGGGGAATCGCACGTGTGGTCCCCCCACTCGGTGGGCACGGTGCTGGCGCTGCTGGCCACCGGCGCCCGGGAGCGCACCCTGGCCGAGCTGGAGGCGCTGCTGGGCGCGGACGTGCGGGGCCAGCTGGAGGCGCTGGACGCGGCCGTGGCCGCCGAGCCCGGACTCGACCTGGCCAGCCTCAACGGCCTGTACGTGCCCGCCGACCTGGAGGTCCTGCCGGGTTTCACGTCCCGGGTGCGCGAGCGCGCCGGGGCCGAGGTGGAGCACGCCGACTTCGAGCACGACTCCGAGGGCGTGCGCTCACGGGTCAACGCCCGTGTGGCGGAGGTGACCCGCGGCCTGATCGAGGAACTGCTCCCCGCGGGCAGCGTCCACCCGGGCGTGCGGCTGCTGCTGGTCAACGCGCTGTGGGTGAAACTGGCCTGGCCAGACCCCTTCGACCCCGCCCGGACCCGGGACAGGCCCTTCCACGCACCGTCGGGCAGGCGGAAGGTGCCCACCATGCACCGTTCGGCCCGTCTGCCGCACGCGCGGGCCCGCGGGTGGAGCATGGTGAGCCTGGAGGGCGACCACGGCCTGACCCTGGACGTGCTGCTGCCCGACGAGCGCTCCGCCGCTCCCGCCCCGGTGACGGCCGACGCGCTCGCCGACCTGTACGCCCACCGCTCCTCCCAGCAGGTGGACCTGGCCCTGCCGCGCTTCGAGGTGGAGACCGACACCTCTCTGCTCGAACCGCTGGCGGCGCTGGGCGTGCGCGACCTGGCCACGGACGAGGCCCGCTTCGACGGGATCAGCCCGGAACCGCTGCGCGCCGACGAGATCCTGCACCAGTCGGTGCTGCGGGTGGACGAGAAGGGCGCCGAGGGCGCCGCCGCGACCGCCGTGATGATGCTCCGGGCGGCCGCGGTGGCGCCGAGGCCGGTCGCGTTCACCGTGGACCGGCCGTTCGTGTTCGTGCTGCGCCGCGGCGGGGCGGTCCTGTTCCTGGGCCGCGTCACCGACCCCGTGGACCCGGGCCCCGCCTCCTGA
- a CDS encoding PIG-L deacetylase family protein: MTQTTENSAPRPLPEDWNRALAVVAHPDDLEFGSSSAIARWTGQGKDVVELLVTRGEAGIDTIAPEECAPLRMAEQRASAAAVGAGTVEFLDFPDGTLEYGIPLRAALAGAIRRHRPDVIVSINFRDHFAGSSSLNHADHRVLGPALLDAVRDAANRWVFREQLEEGLQPWSGVRFVAFGASPLATHYVELGEADLAAGVASLDAHALYLANLEGFDQKSFLPRAAAQAGEWAGVPLATAFEVFEV; the protein is encoded by the coding sequence ATGACGCAGACGACGGAGAACAGCGCGCCCCGGCCGCTCCCCGAGGACTGGAACCGTGCCCTGGCGGTGGTGGCCCACCCCGACGACCTGGAGTTCGGCAGCTCCTCAGCGATCGCCCGCTGGACCGGCCAGGGCAAGGACGTGGTGGAGCTGCTGGTCACCCGGGGCGAGGCGGGCATCGACACCATCGCCCCCGAGGAGTGCGCGCCGCTGCGCATGGCCGAGCAGCGCGCCTCTGCGGCGGCGGTCGGCGCGGGCACAGTGGAGTTCCTCGACTTCCCCGACGGCACCCTGGAGTACGGGATCCCTCTGCGCGCCGCGCTGGCCGGGGCGATCCGGCGCCACCGCCCCGACGTGATCGTCTCCATCAACTTCCGCGACCACTTCGCGGGGTCGAGCTCCCTCAACCACGCCGACCACCGGGTGCTCGGCCCGGCCCTGCTGGACGCGGTCCGCGACGCGGCCAACCGGTGGGTGTTCCGCGAGCAGCTGGAGGAGGGCCTCCAGCCGTGGTCGGGCGTGCGCTTCGTGGCCTTCGGCGCCTCACCCCTGGCCACCCACTACGTCGAACTGGGCGAGGCCGACCTGGCCGCGGGCGTGGCGTCGCTGGACGCCCACGCCCTCTACCTGGCCAATTTGGAGGGGTTCGACCAGAAGTCCTTCCTGCCCCGGGCCGCCGCCCAGGCGGGGGAGTGGGCCGGGGTCCCCCTCGCCACCGCCTTCGAGGTGTTCGAGGTCTGA
- a CDS encoding DUF3710 domain-containing protein, whose product MFGRRRKKRDEETERTGTRAAPRREGAAGAVSFGNEIEPERSREQQPKDADRHRSSGPWDSTEDAPEAERMDLGSMRLPMEQGTEIQVNVAQDSQGKQKIIGVTLVRGKSALQVQPFAAPKSSGLWDEMREELREQVVKQGGKAEEHDGTFGPELKALVPVKGRTTEDGKQLAQRVRFIGVDGPRWVLRGVIRGEGASKPEVMAEVEHLFANIVVVRGDHPVPPSELLPITVPKQIQEKMAEAAKARAAQQAAQRGNAGRSPNGAAPGARPAGNGGQPGGAAGGSGE is encoded by the coding sequence GTGTTCGGACGCCGCCGCAAGAAGCGGGACGAAGAGACCGAGAGAACGGGGACGCGGGCCGCGCCCAGGCGCGAGGGCGCCGCCGGGGCGGTCTCCTTCGGCAACGAGATCGAGCCGGAGCGCTCCCGGGAGCAGCAGCCCAAGGACGCGGACCGCCACCGCTCCTCCGGGCCGTGGGACTCCACCGAGGACGCTCCCGAGGCCGAGCGGATGGACCTGGGCAGCATGCGGCTGCCCATGGAGCAGGGCACCGAGATCCAGGTGAACGTCGCCCAGGACTCCCAGGGCAAGCAGAAGATCATCGGCGTCACCCTGGTGCGGGGCAAGAGCGCCCTCCAGGTGCAGCCCTTCGCCGCGCCCAAGTCCTCCGGCCTGTGGGACGAGATGCGCGAGGAGCTGCGCGAGCAGGTCGTCAAGCAGGGCGGCAAGGCCGAGGAGCACGACGGCACCTTCGGCCCCGAGCTCAAGGCCCTGGTCCCCGTCAAGGGCCGCACGACCGAGGACGGCAAGCAGCTCGCCCAGCGGGTGCGCTTCATCGGCGTGGACGGGCCTCGCTGGGTGCTGCGCGGCGTGATCCGCGGCGAGGGCGCCTCCAAGCCCGAGGTGATGGCCGAGGTCGAGCACCTCTTCGCCAACATCGTGGTGGTGCGCGGGGACCACCCGGTGCCGCCGAGCGAGCTGCTGCCCATCACCGTGCCCAAGCAGATCCAGGAGAAGATGGCCGAGGCCGCCAAGGCGCGCGCCGCCCAGCAGGCGGCCCAGCGCGGCAACGCGGGCCGCTCTCCCAACGGCGCCGCGCCCGGCGCGCGGCCCGCGGGGAACGGCGGCCAACCGGGCGGCGCCGCGGGCGGCTCGGGGGAGTAG
- the dut gene encoding dUTP diphosphatase: MSTTSLEGGRIPVTVHRLDPGLPLPEYAHPGDAGADLYTAVDVTLEPGQRATVPTGLAIALPDGYAAFVHPRSGLAARCGVTLVNAPGTVDAGYRGEIRVTLINTDRDTPVKLTRGDRIAQLVVQRVERAVFVEADSLPESARGTGGFGSTGGHAAQR; the protein is encoded by the coding sequence GTGAGTACCACATCCCTGGAAGGCGGGCGGATCCCCGTCACGGTCCACCGACTGGACCCCGGCCTCCCCCTGCCCGAGTACGCCCATCCCGGCGACGCCGGCGCGGACCTGTACACCGCCGTCGACGTCACCCTGGAGCCCGGGCAGCGGGCCACGGTCCCCACCGGCCTGGCCATCGCCCTGCCCGACGGGTACGCGGCCTTCGTGCACCCGCGCTCGGGCCTCGCGGCGCGCTGCGGGGTCACGCTCGTCAACGCGCCCGGCACGGTCGACGCCGGGTACCGCGGCGAGATCAGGGTGACCCTGATCAACACCGACAGGGACACCCCGGTGAAGCTGACCCGGGGCGACCGGATCGCGCAGCTGGTGGTCCAGCGCGTGGAACGGGCGGTGTTCGTCGAGGCCGACTCCCTCCCGGAGTCGGCGCGGGGAACGGGTGGTTTCGGTTCGACCGGGGGGCACGCCGCGCAGCGGTGA